The window GATCGGTGCCGTGACAGAGCTGGTCATGCCCGCTGAACAACTGCACCGGCAGGTCGCTGATGGCATTCATCCGCAGTTCGAGCCTGACCAGATCCCTGAGCCCCAGCAGGCCCAGGGGCCACTCGTGAATGCCTGTGTGGCTGAGCCGCAGCACCTGCAACCGTTGCAGGGTTGCGAAATTGGGCGCAACGCCCAGCGGGTTGCCATTGAGGTTGAGCTCGAGCAACGCCTCCAGGCCCTCCAACGCCTGCGCGGTGCCCTGGATCAACCGCAGCCGGTTGTTCTCCAGCGACAGCACCTTCAGCGTCTTCAACTGGGCGATTGCGTTGGGCAGGCTGCTCAAGCCGCTGCGCTCGATGCGCAAGGTGGTCAGCCCGGTGAAGCTTTGCAGGAACCGGCCCAGGTAGTGAATGCCCCTCAGACCCATGTTGTTCATCGACAGCAACGCGACATGGCTGAAGTCGGCCTGCAACTCCGGCAGATCCTCGACCTCCAGGCCATCGAGCACCAGCACGTACGATTGCGGCTCGGCTTGCGGCCCAGCGCTCTGGCGACGCCAGCAACGCCGGATGCGCCGGGCGACTTCCCGCCGCGGAGTCACCCGATTGTCGACGGAGAACGACTCCGGCTCCTGCACCAAGGGCGCCGCCACCCACGCCGCCAGCCCTTTCTTGAGCTGGCGATACTCCTGCGCCAAGCCTTCGACAGCCTGGGTACGGGCCTCGACGGTGTCCCCCAGGTTCGCCAGGATGTTGAACAACTGCGCATCGCTGCAACCGCGATAGAGCCCCTTGAGCTTCCTCAGCAACCCCGGCGGATAACCGCCCGGTGCCGCCCGTCCGGTCAATGGATAGCCCAGCGCGCCACCGGCCAGGCGCACCAGGCGTTGTGGCAGGTGCCTCCAGGGCAGGATCGGAGACTGCCCGAGCAAGCGCCTGAGGCGATTGCGATCAGCGGCCACGCTCTGGAACAGCACCCGCTTCAGATCCTGTTCGGCAGTTTCCCCGACATGAGGGATCCCCAGGGTGGTATGTCGCAATTGCGGCAAGGCCTGCAACACGGCGGGAAACGGATCGTCGTGAACCGTGGACAGACTGCGGGCGCCAGCCCCGTCGACGGCGAACGACTCGTAACCCGCCTCGCTCTTGACCAGCACCCGACGGGTAGCAGCCGTCTCGGCACCGACCCAGGCGATCAACGAACCGGCCGCGGTATCCCGGCGCAACTCGATCCGCAGGCTCGACTCCCAACCGGGCAGGCGATCGAGCAGTTGCAACAACAGCGTATCGGTGAGGTCGGTTCGTGCCACGGGCAGGCACAGGCTCTCGTACAACCGGCAGACATCGACCTCGTTGCTCAGGTAGCGGGCCTCCTGCTCCAGCCCCAGGGACAGGCGCTGGAACTCACGGATCGGTCGACGTTCGGCGGTGTCCGCACCTTCGAGCATAGCCTGCGCCACTTCCCGGCTCAATGCGGGGAACTGCTGCCGAACCACCTTCACCAGGGGCGCGAGTTCGGCGCCCACATCACCGGGAGCCGGCAATGAAGCCGGGGTGAAATGCCGGATGACCTCATCCAGCAACGCTACCGGAGCCCGGTTTTCGAACAGCAACTGGCCCGGCAGGCCATCGGCCACACCACTGACCAGCACAATCTGCCGAGCCATCTCATCGGACAGTACCTGTCCCGTCAGACGCTGCAGGGCCCGTTCCGCCTTCCAGCTCCAAGGCTGCTCGAACTCATGCCACCAGCCACCCCGACCATTGTGTTCCAGCAGCGGCCCATAGGCTCCCAGGACGGTGGGATGTCGAGCCCGCCACTCATCGAACAGGCCATCCCATTCGACTTCATGAAGGCTTTGCCCGAGGCGTACCCACCTGCGTTGATCCCGTGTATACATCCCCGGCAGGCCAGCCTCCGCCAGGGGGCTGACCGGCAGCGGGTGCTCGTAATGCGTCATCTCCAGGCCCAGGCTGCCGTCCTCCCGGCGCAAGGCCAGCAGATAGGCGGCAATGCCATTGCGCAGCGATTCCACGTCGCCCGGGGAAGACATTCCCAGCACGCCCTGCTCGCGGGGCGACAATGAGGCGGCCAGTGCCCGATAGAAGCTCTGGCTGGGTACGGACAGGTCGACGCTCGGCTGGCTGCGGCTCTGCAACGTGGTGTAGATACCCTGCCCGTATCGACGCAAGGTCAGCCGGTCCGGCATTGGCAGGGCCGCCGCGTCACCATCGATCCATCTCAGTCGCCGTCCCAGCCGCTCACGGAGAAAGTCGCCGGCGATGCACTGCAACCAGGCATCCGTCGGCTCATGAAACGCACGCACCTGGTAGATGCCGTCCAGGACACGCCCCAGGGCACTGAACTGTTGTTCCCGGTCCAGCGTGTAGCGCAACCGAGGCGGCACACGACGGTAATCCAGCAACTCCCCGGCCTGGCTCGATGACAGGGGGTTGTCCCGCAAAAACTGCGCCAGCCTGGGCAACGACAGGTGGGGATACAACAGGCGCAGGGTCACCACCGCCTGGGGGATGCTACCGATGAACACTGGCAGGTAGGCGATCGCCCCACTGCTGAGGGCGCTGGAACGGGTACCGGCATCGATCTTCAGCCAGTTCGAATGATTGCCCAGCGCTTCGAACAGTTCCGCCGAATGCTCAAGGGCCAGTGCGCCCAGTTGACGTCGAATCGATCCGACCTGTACGCGCCGCACTGCCGGTTCATGGCTGGCGGTCAATACATCGCCGGGCAGCAGGCCGATGATCAGGTCCAGCACCCCGGCCTCATGGGCCAGCGCCGGCGCAGCGTCCCCAGACGGCTCGACGTGCTCGACGAAACCGCCCTGCGCCAGGTGCCGGATACTCACCGAACGGCTGAACAGCCCCAGTCGCTGGCGCTTGCCGTAGGCCTGTTGCAGCTCACCGTCGCTGTCGTGAACCCGCAGGCAGAGGTCTTCGGGCCAGAGGGGCAGGTGTGGCAGGAGACAGAACAGCACCCGCTGGCTACAGGGTGCCAACAGGCGGTGCTCATCGTTGGCGGCGCCGATATCGGCGATTCCCCGGTCGACCTCGAAACGTTCCAGCGCCTCGGCCAGCGCAGGCGGCGGCAACTCACCCGACCAGACCTGCTCCAGATGCCTGCGGGACACCCCACTGGTCTCCAGGATTCGCCGCAACTGCTGCGGTGTCCCCCCCTTGAGCGCAACCAGCTGCTCCAGCAGCCGGACGTCGGAAAGGCCCCGACTGTCGTCCAGGGAGACCGACCAGCGGCGGGTTTCGCGGTCGTAGGTCATCGGCGGATGGAATTCCGCCAGGTCGGCTGGTACCGCCCGATAGCCCGGCAGCAGCGTGTCGTACCTGAGCTCGACCGTCAGTTCCTGCCCCTGCTCCATGACCTGGCCATACAGCTTGCCGTCCTGTTTGCCCAGCCCGTTTTCATCGAACGCGGAGGCCAACTCCAGGCGCTTGCGCGCATAGGGAATCAGGCTGTTTTTCCACAGGCGGGTCGCCGTTCTCACCGCCGGCACCAGGCGGTAGCTGTCCAGTCGCGCGAATTCGCCGGCGATACGCCGCGAGGCCAACCGTCCGGCATAGCCGTGCAGACCGCCCATCAACAACATGCTGCCAATCTCCAACCCCGCCTGCAGCAGCACTTCAGGGTTGCCCTGTCCGGCCTGCTCCACCCCTTCGAACAGCTCCATGACCAGGTTCATGCCCAGGGCTGCCGTCACCAGTCGCCCCATCCCCCCCAGGCCTCCCGGCACCGGTGTCAGCAACAGGTCCAGCAACTGATGCATGAAGGTGACGATGCCCTCCTTGACCGCCCGCCAGTCCTGCTGGCCCTTGGAGACGGCGATCGCTTCGACGTTGACGCGAAAACGCCAGCTATAGAAGGTACTCAGCGCCTGTTGCGGGTCCTGTCCCGTGGACTGGTAGGCGAACTCCAGGTCATCCAGGGTCTGGATCGGAAACACCCAGTGAAAGGCATCGTAGAGTTTTCCGGCGGCCCAGTTCAGGCCCTGCGGCCGGTGTTCCGGTTCGAGCAGTTGCCAGAGCCGGCCCTGCTGCTCGAAAGACAGCGAGGAGATCAGCCAGCCAAGCTGCTGGCGTGAGTTGTCGACCTTGATCAGGGCCTTGAACTCATGTTCGAAGGCCGCCTGCGACACATGATGGCGCAGCACCCCGCCAGGCCGCTCGGCGCAATAGCTGTACAGACCGCTCACACCGGGAACCCGTATGGTCAGCATCGGCAGGTGAATGCGCCCGCGCTCCGAAGGCTTCCAGGCAAACAACTGCTGGACGGCCTCCTCGATGGCGAATTCGACGTCGGCGATACGCTGCGGCAACGAGTCTGGCAGCATGAGCGAGACGTGCTCGACCTTCAGCCAGGGCAGGCCACGCGCCAGCGCATCGCGCAAGGCGTCGAACAACTCCCGGGTGATGCCACTGCTGTTGGCGTTGCGCGGCGCTTCATAGAGGTTGAAGCGGAACAGGTCATCCATATGCGCACTGATCGCCCGGCTCAGTGCAGCATCAGGAGCCAGGGCACGTTCGACCCGCTGGCGAAGATCGGCGCCCAGGTTCAGCTCGCGGACGATACGAATGAAATCATCCACATCGAGCAGGCCGCGTTTGCTGACGCTCGCCACGCCCTCCTCGTAACTGATCCAGCGCCCCTTGACCTCGGGGAAATCGAAAAAGGCAAAGTTCAGGCGTGCGGCATCCCATAGCGACAGGGTTGCCACCTCCACGACCGTCACGGAGCTGGCATCCAGCGCCCGCTTGAAGATCGATGACGAGTTGCGTGTGATCCGTGGGTCCACCGCATAGGCGGTATGCAGGTAGGTGGTCTTCGGATCGAGATCCAGGCGGCTGGTCTGCTTGAGCCATCTGCGCAACTCATGCAGACCGGTCAGCTCGAAGTCGTCGAGCAGGCGCCTGCTCTCGGTTTCCAAGCGGTTCCCGGTCGCGTTCAATGAGTGGAACAGGCCAAGCCAGGTACGCTGTTCCATCTCGTTCAGCGGGCTCATGGAGGCCTGGAACGATTCGGTGAGATGGTCCAGGACCTGTTGCCGGGCCCAACTGTCGCGGGAATGCAGCTCCGATTGACGGCGCGTGGCGAAGTCGGCCAACTGTGGATCGACGTCTGCAGCGATACCGACTATGGGTGCAGTGGTGGTTTGTGGCTGCTGTTCTGGCGGGTGCATGCTGCCTCCCTGGCAAGCGTTGAAAACGCCAGCCTAGGAGGCCGCGACGACACCCGGGCGTTAACCGGGTATCGCCGCGCCCGGGATCAGGCCGTCCTCGCTGCCATCGGAGGTCGTGGCGCGGCGGGCTTACGGAATACCAGGACATTGCCGGCCATCACCGTCAACAGTCCGAGCAGCGCCGGGGCGCTCCAGTGATAGCCCTCGGCATAGGCCGAAACGTTCAGCGCCACCAGCGGGAACAGCACCGTGCAATAGGCAGCCCGTTCCGGCCCCATGCGCCCGACCAGGGTCAGGTAGGCGGTAAAGCCGATCACCGAGCCCGGGATCACCAGGTACAGCAACGAGCCGATGTAGCGGGTGTTCCACTCCATGGCGAAGGGAATACCGCTGAGCAGGCAGTAGAGAGCCAACATCGCCGCGCCATACAACATGCCCCAGGCGTTGGTGGTCAGCGGCTTGAGCCCGGCCTTCTGCTGCAGGCTGGAGAGCATGTTGCCGGCCGAGAAGCACAGGGTGCCAAGCAAGGCCAGGCCAAGACCCAGCGCAGTATGCGGGCCGGCGGTGTGTCCCGACAGCTCGGGCCAGAACAGCAGGCCCAGGCCCAGCAGGCCGAGGGCACCGCCCATCAGCACGTTGCGGGCGATCCGTTGCTTGAAGAACACGCGGGCGTTCAGGGCATTCCACAAGGTCGCGGTGGAGAACACCACCGCCACCAGTCCACTGGGCACCCACTGGCTGGCGGTCAGGAAGCACATGAAGTTCAGGCAGAACAGGCACAGGCCCTGGGCCAGGCAGATCAGGTGGCCACGGCGGTCCATCGGCTGCAGGCGCCGGCTGAGCAGCAGCACGACGAACAGCACCAGCGCGGCCAGGGCGAAGCGATAGACGATCGACACCGGAATCGCCACCACCCCCAGTTGCAGTTTCAGGGCGATCCAGGTGGTGCCCCAGATCAACACGGTGAGCAGGTAGAGAAAGAGGTTCATGATGCGGGCTCCTGAAAGTTGCGACCAGTCTGCGACCCTCGAGGACGAAGGCGCTTGCATAAACTTGCGCTTTTATCGCAGCGTTCAACACCATGGGGCTGGCAGCTCGCCCGCGAGGGAGTAGCATGCAAGACGTTGGAGAACAGACCATGGCCGCACTGGATACCCTGCAAGTCTTTCAAGCCCTCAGCCGCTCGCCCAATTCGCGCCTGGAACACAGCGCCGACCTGGGAGACGGGCTGACGGCGGCTGTCTGGAGCAACCGTCACGACGCCCAGGACTACGAGGCGCCCACTCATCACACCCTGTCCTGCTATCTCGCCGGCGGCACCGGCACCTTCCGTCGCGGTCGCCCCGACACCAAGGGCGGGCCGGACAAGCTGTGCATCCTGCCCGCCGAACACCAGTCCGGCTGGGTGATCAACGGCAGCATCCGGCTGGCGCACCTGTATTTCAGTCCGGAACAGTTCGCCCTTGGCTGCGTGACCCTGCTGGATCGTGAACCGCGTGAGCTGCAATTGCAGGAACACACCTTTCTCGAAGACCCGCAGCAGGCCTGGCGCTTTCGACGGCTGATCGAACTGGACTGGGAAGAGCCGGCGCAGCGACTGCTCGGCAGCAGTCTGGCGCACGACCTGCTCGACCACGCCCTGCTCAACCAGGTCGGCCTGCGCCACGGCTTGAAATTGAAAGGCGGACTGGCCGCGCACCAGCGCCGCCTGCTGGTGGACTACATCGACAACCGGCTGGACCAGCCGTTGAGCCTGGGCGAACTGGCCGGGCTGTGTGCGCTGTCCGAGTATCACTTCGCGCGGATGTTCCGCCACAGCTTCGGCCTGCCGCCGCACCAGTATGTCCTGGCCCGCCGCCTGGAGCGGGCGCGAAACCTGTTGCGCAGCAGCGCCCAACCACTCGGGGAGATCGCCCTGGCGTGCGGTTTCGCCAGCGCCAGCCACTTCACCAACCGGTTTCGCCAGGCACTGGGGGCAACGCCCGGCCAATACCGGCAGGCGTTCCTGTCCTAAAAGTTGTGATCGTTCCCACGCTCTGCGCCACAAGAGCAGACGCAGAGCGTCCTGAGAGGCATTCCCACGCAGAGCGTGGGAACGATCAACACCGTCAGTCTCGAAGACTCAGTCGGTCTTGTTGGCCAGCGCCGTCACCACCTGGTTCTCGATGTCCTTGATCGCCCAGCCACCCACCCGGTAGTTGTTGGTCAGCATGGCGAACACCAGCGGCTGTCCGGTCCCGCTGGTGACGTAGCCGGCCAGCGACGACACCCCACGCATGCTGCCGGTCTTGGCGTGCACATTGTTCGCCGCAGCCGTACCGCGCAGGCGCTTGCGTAACGTGCCACCGACCATCCGCTCGGGATTGCCGGCCACCGGCAGCGCCGCGTACCAGGCGTTGAACCACGGCCGGTTGCGCACCGCCAGCAGCAGGTCGCTGAGCGTTCGTGCCGAGACCTGGTTGCGGCGGGACAAGCCGGAACCGTCGAACTGCTGCAAACCGGCCGGCGAGACGCCCTGGCGCTGCAGGAAACCACTCACCGCCGCCGCCCCGGCCACCGCCGTGCCGGCGTTGGCGGTCTTGCGGCCCATGGCCTTGAGCAGGATCTCCGCCATGTTGTTGTTCGACAGCTTGAGCAACGGCGCCATCAGGTCCGCCAGCACCGCCGACTGATGCTCCACCAACACCCGGGCCTGTGGCGGCGTGGCCATGCCCAGCACACTGCCGCCCTCGACCACGATCCCCCGCTGGAGCAGCGCGGTACGGAACACGTCGCCCACCAGGCCAGTCGGCTCCCAGACGCTCAATTGCACCACCCGCTCAGCGCCCTTGGGCAAGGCACCGTTGATCTGCAACAGGTTGCTGCCGGAGACCCGGCTGACCACCAGCGAACCGCCACGCCCGGTGGTGGCGCGGTTGGCCAGGGTCATGTAGCGGTTGTCCGGAGTGAAGCTGATACGTGGCGGCTGGCGCACGCCCGCAGCCCGCACGTTGACCAGGATGGAACCGGCATCGAAGTCGGCATTCGGCGAAATGCTCAGCGCGGAAATCTGCGCGGCGAAGTACTGCTGTTCGTCCGCCGGGTCCCAGTCGAGACCCAGGCGCTGGCGGTCGAAGGCCGTGTCATCGAGAATCAGCCGGCCGCGCACCCGGGTGATACCCTTGCGGGCCAGGTCCGCGGCCAGGGCCTGGTAGTCTTCCTGGCGCAGGGTCGGATCGCCGCTGCCACGCAGGTACAGGTCACCGATCAGCAGGTTGCCCTGCTGCACACCGGTGGTCAGCACGCTGGTGGAAAAACGGAAATCGGCCCCCAGCACGTCCATCGCCGCTGCGGTGGTCACCAGTTTCATGCTTGAGGCCGGCACCAGCCGGCTCTGCGCGTTGTATTCACAAACCAGCTTGCCGCTGCCCGCCTCGCGCACCACCAGCGAGGTCACCGCGCCCTGCATGACCGGGCTGCGCAGGGTATTGTCGAGGCTGGCACAAAAATCCGAACGTGGCAGCGGCAGCGGCAACTGCGCCGCCTGCAGGATAACCGTACGCACCGGCTCGGGTGCTGGCGGCGCCTTGCTGGAACAGGCGCCGAGCAACGCGCAGAAGACGACCAGGACGCCCCTGCCGGTGAAACCTTGTAGCCAATTCATCCCTTGCCCCAATTTCAACTGACACACATACAAAAGAGCCGCGCAACCAGGCGCGGCCCATCACTCAACGAGGCTCGCAGGAAAAAGATACTTATCGAGTCAACGATGGGAATTATGCGGTAACAGTGCCCCGGGAATCCATGCAGGATAGCCGGCTTTCCCGGGACATGAGGCGCTCAGACAGCTGCGGTTAAGGTGCCAGGGTGGTGACCGAGAAGGTCCCCGGGTGAAAGATCGGGTCGGCCTTGGGCTCGTCCTTGCCAGTGGCGGGCACGGTGAAGTCCATGGCCGGCAGGTAGACCTTGCGGCTCTGCGGGTCGAACGCCATGTTGTAGGCCATCGGCAGGGTGCTGACACTCCCCAGCAGGGCATAGTGATCGGCGTCGTCCTGCCGCACCAGCGTCAGGTTGGCATCGACGCCGCTGGGCACCAGCAGACGCCGGCCGGCACTGTCATAGGCCAGGGCATTGACGTCGCGGGTGATCGGCAGGCTGGCCTTGGGCACACCACTGTCCAGGTCGGCGACGACCAACCGTGGCTGGTCGCCCCGGCAGGCGACGAACAGGCGCCGCCGCTCACTGTCCTGGGCCAGGGCGCTGGGCCTGACACAACCGTCGAACTGCCAGCTGTCGAGGACCTCGAAAGTCTTCGCCGACAGCCGCGCGACCTTGCCCTCGTCACGCATCGGCAGGAAGAAGCTGCCATCGCCCTTGACCAGCAGCGGGTCGATCTTCTTCACGTCCAGCTCATGAGCCGCCGTGACGCGCTCCTGCCTTGGATCGAAGACGAACAGGCTGGAACGGTCGGCCCGCCGCCCACTGACAATGATCACCTGGCCGGTCGCAGGTTCGTACACCGCGCTGTTGAGATTGCTCTGGGCGACGGCGATCCGCTTGAGCACCTTGAGGCTGGAGCGCTCGACCACCGAGAGACTGCCATCGGTGTTGAGCACGAACAGCCGGTCCAGGCCCGGCACCTGCACCACGCCGTTGGCACCGGCGGAATTCGCCAGGGTCTTGACCAGGCGCTGGCGCTTGACGTCGAACACGCCCAGGCCGTTCTCGCGCCGCGCCAGGTACAGATAGGGCCGCGTCGGGTCGAGCGCGACGAACCCCCAACTGTCACCGCTGCCCGGCAGGCGCACCTGCTGCTCGCGGTGATACAGCAACTCATCCGTCGGCGCGGCCCGGACCGCAACCGCCATGCCCAGGGTCATGCCGAGGGCCAGGATCATGCGAACCGTGCGCATCCTCAGAACTCCAGGGTGCTGGATAGCGAGACCTGCCGCGAATCCCCCATCGAGACGAACACCCGGCTGACCGCCGAGGTGTAGTAGGTCTTGTCGAACAGGTTCTTCACGTTGAGCTGGAACTTGACCTTCTGCCCCTCGACCTTGGTGTCGTAGGTCGCGAAGGCATCGGCCACGGTGTAGCCCGGCAGGTCGAAGGTGTTGGCCGCATCGCCGGCACGTTCGCCGACATAGCGGGCACCGGCGCCAACGCGCAGCTGGTCGCCACCGAGGAGAGTTCCGAAGTCGTACACCGCCGACAGCGAGCCGCTGTTCTTCGCCACGTTCTGCAGGTCGTTGCCCTGGTAGTTGGCGTCCTTGGTCACCTTGGCATCGGTGTAGGCGTAGCTGCCGATCACGCTCCAGCGATCGCTCAACTGGCCGCTGACATCCATTTCCAGGCCACGGGAACGCACTTCACCGGCGACGCTGTAGACGTTGGTCAGGCCCTCGGCGACGGTAACCAGCACGTTGCGCTTGTGGATATCGAACAGCGCCGCGGTGGCGGTCACACGGCCCGGCATGTCGAGCTTGGCCCCCAGCTCCCAGGACTTGGACTCTTCCGGTTCGATCGAACCGTCGAGAATCAGCCGCTGGGTGCCGGTGGTGACCAGTGGGGCGATGGTCGAGTTGGGCTTGAACGACTCGGTGTAGCTGCCGTAGAACGACAGTTCGTCGGTGTAGCGGTAGACCAGGCCGTAGCGCGGCGAGAACTTCTGTCCGTTGGTGTTGGTGTTGACCTGGAACGGCCGGCCCTTGCCGGCGTATTCGTCGAAGGTTTCGAAGCGGCCACCGGCGACCAGGATCCACTGGTCATCGAGGTGGATCGAGTCCTGCAAGAACGCCGCATCGCTGCGCAGCAGGTCGGTCTGGTCGCTGTCCTTGGCGCTGACGGTGGAGCCCGGCACTTCACGGCCGTACACCGGGTCGAGGTAGCTGAAGGTGCTGCGCGGACTCTGGCGGATCAGGTCGGCACGATAGATCTTGCGGTACTCGTCGTCGAGGCCGAACACCAGGTCATGCTGCATGCCGGCGAGCTGCACCTTGCCCTCGAGGCTGGCGGTGGTGAAGCGGTCGGTGGTCAGCGCGCCCTGGGTGCCGTCCATGCTGCGGGTCAGGGTGCCGTTGGCGTTCACCGAGACGGTACGCACCTGGCTGGCATCGTAGGTCTCGCGGTTCCAGCTGTAGCCGAAATGGGCCTTCCAGTTGTCGTTCAGGTCATGATCGGCCTCGAAGTGATAGAGATCGGAGCGGCCTTCCATGTTGTTGAACGGCTCGTCCAGGCGGCGGCCGGCCGGAATGTTCAGCGGATGGTTGGTCTTCGGGTCGATGGCGGTACCGCGGTCGAACGGGGTCAGGAACTCGCGATGTTCGTAGGCGAACAACAGCTTGGTGTTGTCGCCGAACCAGGCCAGCGACGGTGCGATCAGGGTTTCACGGTGGGTGCCGTAGTCGCGCCAGTAATCCTCGTCCTCATGATCGACGATCATCCGGTAGGCCAGGTTGGTGTCGCCGATCGCCCCGGTGCTGTCGAGGCTGCCACCGCTGCCATTCTTACCGGAGCCATAGGTGGAGCCACGGACAGTCACCGCGTTGTACTGCTCCAACTGGGGCTTCTTGCTGACCAGGTTGACCACCCCGCCCGGGTCCTGGATGCCGTACAGCAGCGACGCCGGGCCCTTGAGCACTTCGACGCGCTCGGTGGTCGCATTCAAGGAACGGCCCTGCACCAGCGGCATGCTGTCGCGCATGATCGAGCCGTTACGGTTGTCACCGAAGCCCCGGATCATCACCGCGTCCTGGGTGCTGCCGAGGGTGTTGGCCTGGGTGATACCGCTGATGTTCTTCAGCGCGTCGTCCAGGTTGCGCGGGGTCTGGTCACGAATGACCTGGGCCGGGACCACGTTGATGGTCTGCGGAATTTCCTGCAGCGAGGCACTCGAGCGGGCAATCGAGGTGACTTGCGGCGGCTGGTAGCTGGTGCCGCCGCCGTCGACCGGACGGCTGCCGTTGATGGTGGTGGCGCCGAGGTTCAGCGCCCCCTCGGTCGGCAGCGGCTCCAGGGCCAGGGTGTGCTCGTCGGTGCGGCGGAAAGTGAACCCGGAGTTGCCCAGCAGGCGCTGCATGGCCTGCTCGGCACTCATCTGGCCACTGACGGCCGGGGCCTGCAGGCCATAGGGCGCTTCGTCGGTGTAGACCACACTGAGGCCGGTGACCCGGCTGAAATCGTTGAGGGCCTGGGGCAGTGGCTTGGCGACGATGGAAAAGTTGAAGACGGCACTGTGCTGCGTGCTCGCCTCGGCCGCCTGGGCCACGCTCAACGGCAACAGGGCCAGCCCTGAAACCGCCAGCGCCGAAGCGCCGAGCCACTGTTTGACCGAATTGCCTGCCACCGATTTTGCCCTGGACTTCATGCTGGAGACCCGTGTGTAGATAAGTCATTAATGCGAATGAATCGCACTTTCACCCAGTACACGGATGGCGTTCGGGTTTACCTCACCTGTTTTCTGAAAATATTTTCAGGCCCGTCTCAATCAGCGCAACACGATGACCCGGCCGAGCAGATTGTGCTGCTCGAAACCCAGCACGCCCTGCAGCGAATCCAGCACCGCCTGCGGGTCCTTGTTCGGGAAGCTGCCGCTGACCCGGCGCGCCGCCAGGGCATCGTTGAACAGCAGGATACGTCCCGGATAATAGCGCCGCAGATCATCGACCACCTCGGCCAGCGAGGACTTCGAGTAGTTCAGCCAGCCCTGGCGCCAGGCCAGTTGCAGCTCGCTGTCGACCGCGTGCAGCGGCTGCGCCGTGCCGTCGGCATAGGCCTGCTGCTGGTTGGCGGTGAGTATCTGTTGTGGGGCGCCCTTGCCCGGCGTGACGCCGACGCGTCCGGACAGCACCGTGACCCGCGCCCCCTCATCCTGCAGGCGAACCTCGAACTGGGTACCGAGCACCCGTGCCTCGCCGCCCCTGGCATCGACCACGAACGGCTCGCCGGTGTGACTGACGCTGAAGAACGCCGAACCGCGGCGCAGGCGCACATGCCGCTCGCCG of the Pseudomonas vanderleydeniana genome contains:
- a CDS encoding AraC family transcriptional regulator codes for the protein MAALDTLQVFQALSRSPNSRLEHSADLGDGLTAAVWSNRHDAQDYEAPTHHTLSCYLAGGTGTFRRGRPDTKGGPDKLCILPAEHQSGWVINGSIRLAHLYFSPEQFALGCVTLLDREPRELQLQEHTFLEDPQQAWRFRRLIELDWEEPAQRLLGSSLAHDLLDHALLNQVGLRHGLKLKGGLAAHQRRLLVDYIDNRLDQPLSLGELAGLCALSEYHFARMFRHSFGLPPHQYVLARRLERARNLLRSSAQPLGEIALACGFASASHFTNRFRQALGATPGQYRQAFLS
- a CDS encoding DMT family transporter, whose protein sequence is MNLFLYLLTVLIWGTTWIALKLQLGVVAIPVSIVYRFALAALVLFVVLLLSRRLQPMDRRGHLICLAQGLCLFCLNFMCFLTASQWVPSGLVAVVFSTATLWNALNARVFFKQRIARNVLMGGALGLLGLGLLFWPELSGHTAGPHTALGLGLALLGTLCFSAGNMLSSLQQKAGLKPLTTNAWGMLYGAAMLALYCLLSGIPFAMEWNTRYIGSLLYLVIPGSVIGFTAYLTLVGRMGPERAAYCTVLFPLVALNVSAYAEGYHWSAPALLGLLTVMAGNVLVFRKPAAPRPPMAARTA
- a CDS encoding NEL-type E3 ubiquitin ligase domain-containing protein, producing MHPPEQQPQTTTAPIVGIAADVDPQLADFATRRQSELHSRDSWARQQVLDHLTESFQASMSPLNEMEQRTWLGLFHSLNATGNRLETESRRLLDDFELTGLHELRRWLKQTSRLDLDPKTTYLHTAYAVDPRITRNSSSIFKRALDASSVTVVEVATLSLWDAARLNFAFFDFPEVKGRWISYEEGVASVSKRGLLDVDDFIRIVRELNLGADLRQRVERALAPDAALSRAISAHMDDLFRFNLYEAPRNANSSGITRELFDALRDALARGLPWLKVEHVSLMLPDSLPQRIADVEFAIEEAVQQLFAWKPSERGRIHLPMLTIRVPGVSGLYSYCAERPGGVLRHHVSQAAFEHEFKALIKVDNSRQQLGWLISSLSFEQQGRLWQLLEPEHRPQGLNWAAGKLYDAFHWVFPIQTLDDLEFAYQSTGQDPQQALSTFYSWRFRVNVEAIAVSKGQQDWRAVKEGIVTFMHQLLDLLLTPVPGGLGGMGRLVTAALGMNLVMELFEGVEQAGQGNPEVLLQAGLEIGSMLLMGGLHGYAGRLASRRIAGEFARLDSYRLVPAVRTATRLWKNSLIPYARKRLELASAFDENGLGKQDGKLYGQVMEQGQELTVELRYDTLLPGYRAVPADLAEFHPPMTYDRETRRWSVSLDDSRGLSDVRLLEQLVALKGGTPQQLRRILETSGVSRRHLEQVWSGELPPPALAEALERFEVDRGIADIGAANDEHRLLAPCSQRVLFCLLPHLPLWPEDLCLRVHDSDGELQQAYGKRQRLGLFSRSVSIRHLAQGGFVEHVEPSGDAAPALAHEAGVLDLIIGLLPGDVLTASHEPAVRRVQVGSIRRQLGALALEHSAELFEALGNHSNWLKIDAGTRSSALSSGAIAYLPVFIGSIPQAVVTLRLLYPHLSLPRLAQFLRDNPLSSSQAGELLDYRRVPPRLRYTLDREQQFSALGRVLDGIYQVRAFHEPTDAWLQCIAGDFLRERLGRRLRWIDGDAAALPMPDRLTLRRYGQGIYTTLQSRSQPSVDLSVPSQSFYRALAASLSPREQGVLGMSSPGDVESLRNGIAAYLLALRREDGSLGLEMTHYEHPLPVSPLAEAGLPGMYTRDQRRWVRLGQSLHEVEWDGLFDEWRARHPTVLGAYGPLLEHNGRGGWWHEFEQPWSWKAERALQRLTGQVLSDEMARQIVLVSGVADGLPGQLLFENRAPVALLDEVIRHFTPASLPAPGDVGAELAPLVKVVRQQFPALSREVAQAMLEGADTAERRPIREFQRLSLGLEQEARYLSNEVDVCRLYESLCLPVARTDLTDTLLLQLLDRLPGWESSLRIELRRDTAAGSLIAWVGAETAATRRVLVKSEAGYESFAVDGAGARSLSTVHDDPFPAVLQALPQLRHTTLGIPHVGETAEQDLKRVLFQSVAADRNRLRRLLGQSPILPWRHLPQRLVRLAGGALGYPLTGRAAPGGYPPGLLRKLKGLYRGCSDAQLFNILANLGDTVEARTQAVEGLAQEYRQLKKGLAAWVAAPLVQEPESFSVDNRVTPRREVARRIRRCWRRQSAGPQAEPQSYVLVLDGLEVEDLPELQADFSHVALLSMNNMGLRGIHYLGRFLQSFTGLTTLRIERSGLSSLPNAIAQLKTLKVLSLENNRLRLIQGTAQALEGLEALLELNLNGNPLGVAPNFATLQRLQVLRLSHTGIHEWPLGLLGLRDLVRLELRMNAISDLPVQLFSGHDQLCHGTDLSGNPLSSQALSAILGYRQRHEQLLNFGIEDLPVLSTFGIDRWAVGAEKTSQRVMLWNRLRDLPGADVFFLLFERMSAAPTFFNVHYQGARTDLSARVWRLIEAASESLSLCNRLFQIEGQWRYSGSTSYQIFNRLEFAVDCHEALKLEQSAAESRLLTLLRGQFRLEAMRLATGIRHSSPLFWYRAYYDALAAELALPDQFNGQFSPRPVRVSRQQIDEMKSQVLVQELAAPSSQPPGIDSSRSLLQEVVQELPEEMPPEPPEILLEQLPQEPAASSEDGGSALIRFLVANEVWSNFLIHAHDADFQRVFGKLLAFDSHPGDSEYRLLWRTRMSQFQYNRRRSAWIRYWTIRALLGDGVSALGSA